A portion of the uncultured Bacteroides sp. genome contains these proteins:
- a CDS encoding pirin family protein: protein MKTVIDKASSRGHSQYNWLNSYHTFSFDNYYNPARMNFGALRVLNDDWIASGEGFETHPHKNMEIVTITLKGHLKHGDSKKNEQVITVGDIQVMSAGTGIFHSEKNNSTSEPVELLQIWIMPKRKDTKPLYQDFNISALKKKNELALIVSPDGSTDAKLLQDTWFSIGEIEAGKTVNYKLHQPNNGVYAFVIEGKVQLDNILLSRRDGVGISETDTIELQTLEETHLLFIEVPM from the coding sequence ATGAAAACAGTAATAGATAAAGCAAGCAGCCGTGGGCACTCTCAATACAATTGGCTCAACAGTTATCATACTTTCAGCTTCGATAATTACTATAATCCTGCCCGAATGAACTTTGGTGCTTTACGTGTTCTGAATGACGATTGGATAGCCTCCGGAGAAGGCTTTGAGACGCACCCTCATAAGAACATGGAAATAGTAACCATAACTTTAAAAGGGCATTTAAAACATGGGGATAGCAAAAAGAACGAACAAGTAATCACTGTAGGAGATATTCAAGTGATGAGTGCCGGGACCGGCATTTTCCATAGTGAGAAAAACAATAGTACTTCGGAGCCTGTTGAACTTCTACAAATATGGATTATGCCAAAACGAAAAGACACAAAACCTTTATATCAGGATTTTAATATCAGTGCATTAAAGAAGAAAAATGAATTGGCTCTTATTGTATCTCCGGATGGAAGCACGGATGCTAAATTGCTTCAGGATACGTGGTTCTCAATCGGTGAAATTGAAGCCGGAAAAACAGTGAATTACAAGCTACATCAACCGAACAATGGAGTATATGCATTCGTCATAGAAGGAAAAGTCCAACTTGATAATATCCTTTTATCGCGAAGAGACGGCGTTGGAATTTCTGAAACAGACACGATAGAATTACAAACTTTAGAAGAGACACATCTACTATTCATTGAGGTCCCGATGTGA